The following are encoded in a window of Pyrenophora tritici-repentis strain M4 chromosome 6, whole genome shotgun sequence genomic DNA:
- a CDS encoding putative naringenin 3-dioxygenase protein: protein MTSPPPPQTFTQIPVLPLSAALDESTKPQFLRDLRSALLNVGFLYLSETGLPDQLINDVIRECGNFFEKLPLSEKEKIEMKNEKSFLGWSRVS, encoded by the coding sequence ATGACAtcgccaccaccaccacaaaCATTCACACAAATCCCTGTGCTACCACTCAGTGCGGCGCTCGATGAATCCACCAAGCCGCAGTTCCTACGCGACTTGCGCTCCGCACTGCTCAACGTGGGGTTTCTCTATCTGTCCGAGACAGGGCTGCCAGATCAGCTGATCAACGATGTAATACGCGAGTGTGGGAATTTCTTCGAGAAGCTACCGTTGAGCGAGAAGGAGAAGATTGAGATGAAGAACGAGAAGAGTTTCTTAGGCTGGTCGAGAGTAAGTTAG
- a CDS encoding 2OG-FeII-Oxy domain containing protein: MSHISTLFTSLIAEAIGLAPDAFGKFFDRDQQHKLKIVKYPEVDVPELPAQASEVDRKKWEIKRQGVGPHKDSMLTSYLLQASPQLGLQAQNAKGEWIDCAPIPGTLVVAIGQGMEALTDGVCASTTHRVLSPRKGEGARYSVPFFQGVSYDAQFEGMQVPEDVLKLRDEARKKRRDDVEFTFVKGKWGHLGEATLMNRIKSHPDVGERWYPQELEQIRRQQAAALS, translated from the coding sequence ATGTCGCACATTTCCACACTGTTTACCTCGCTGATTGCCGAAGCCATCGGCTTAGCACCCGATGCGTTTGGAAAGTTCTTCGATCGGGACCAGCAGCACAAGCTCAAGATAGTAAAGTACCCTGAAGTAGATGTCCCCGAACTACCAGCGCAGGCGAGCGAAGTCGATCGAAAGAAGTGGGAGATTAAGCGCCAAGGCGTGGGTCCGCACAAGGATAGCATGCTCACCAGCTACCTCTTGCAAGCAAGCCCCCAGCTCGGACTGCAGGCACAAAACGCAAAGGGCGAGTGGATAGACTGCGCGCCAATCCCAGGCACGCTCGTGGTAGCGATCGGCCAAGGCATGGAGGCTCTAACTGATGGCGTCTGCGCTTCAACCACGCACCGTGTCCTCAGCCCACGCAAAGGCGAAGGCGCACGGTACTCGGTCCCCTTCTTCCAAGGCGTCAGCTATGACGCGCAATTTGAAGGCATGCAGGTGCCCGAAGACGTGCTGAAGCTGAGGGACGAGGCTCGCAAGAAGCGCAGAGACGACGTCGAGTTTACGTTTGTAAAAGGCAAGTGGGGACATCTCGGCGAGGCAACATTGATGAACAGGATCAAGAGCCACCCCGACGTCGGGGAGCGATGGTATCCACAGGAGCTGGAGCAGATTCGGAGACAACAAGCCGCAGCGCTATCATGA